A window of the Mucilaginibacter sp. cycad4 genome harbors these coding sequences:
- a CDS encoding tetratricopeptide repeat protein, which yields MAFMIAAGLAYAQNVDVNSTIKEGIRLNSEKNYLAAIEKYKEALAAEPGNAQANYQLAFSLNASGKGTEAIPYLNNVIKTGGDLTVPAYELMGSIYDTAHQPQQAIDAYKEGIKLKPGYQPLYFNLGIAYFRAQKYADAEQAAIEAIKLDPKHANSQRLYGLVTFHQNKRVPALTGLSSFLLLDPEGSRADEAYTNLQSLLKGGDLKAGKPDAETLLLNKTLSASVATAGGNLETQLKSIFTDVGKLGEKNGKQTFFWNYYAAFFYKLSQSPHFTIAVKLIGLSADKATAAQWLQDNTGKRKALEEWIATADRKF from the coding sequence ATGGCCTTCATGATCGCCGCAGGATTGGCATATGCTCAAAATGTTGATGTTAACAGTACAATAAAGGAAGGCATCAGGCTTAACAGTGAAAAAAATTATTTGGCAGCTATTGAAAAATACAAAGAGGCGCTTGCAGCCGAGCCAGGTAACGCGCAGGCCAATTACCAGCTGGCTTTCAGCCTCAATGCTTCGGGCAAGGGGACGGAAGCGATACCTTATCTTAACAATGTCATAAAAACGGGCGGCGACCTCACAGTCCCTGCTTATGAACTAATGGGTAGCATTTATGATACCGCCCATCAACCCCAGCAGGCCATCGATGCTTATAAGGAGGGGATCAAATTAAAGCCCGGCTATCAACCGTTATATTTTAACCTGGGGATAGCCTATTTTCGCGCGCAAAAATATGCCGATGCCGAACAGGCCGCTATTGAAGCTATTAAACTTGATCCTAAACATGCCAACAGCCAGCGCTTGTACGGACTGGTGACATTCCACCAAAACAAAAGGGTGCCGGCATTAACGGGCCTGTCCAGTTTCCTGCTCCTTGACCCTGAAGGCTCCCGTGCCGATGAAGCCTATACCAACCTGCAAAGTTTATTAAAGGGCGGCGACCTGAAAGCCGGCAAGCCTGATGCTGAAACTTTATTGCTGAACAAAACTTTAAGTGCTTCTGTTGCCACCGCGGGGGGCAACCTCGAAACTCAACTCAAAAGCATTTTTACCGATGTTGGCAAACTTGGCGAAAAAAATGGTAAGCAAACCTTCTTCTGGAATTACTATGCTGCCTTTTTTTATAAATTATCTCAATCCCCGCATTTCACAATTGCTGTGAAACTGATTGGCCTGAGTGCCGACAAAGCCACGGCTGCCCAATGGCTGCAGGATAATACCGGTAAACGCAAGGCGCTGGAAGAATGGATAGCAACCGCCGACCGAAAATTTTAG
- a CDS encoding VanZ family protein: MKLFLKYHWPAILWALFVLVICSVHLDSVDNAPMFFEGFDKLTHCGLFFTLIVLVCFGVIRQQKPGRLTYTGAFAIWAISVFFGGFIEVLQASVFTWRTGDWNDLFCDVLGACMGVFSVMLTVEAIGKNEKK; the protein is encoded by the coding sequence ATGAAGCTGTTTTTAAAATATCACTGGCCCGCTATATTGTGGGCCTTATTTGTTTTAGTAATTTGCTCAGTACATCTTGATTCTGTTGATAACGCCCCCATGTTTTTTGAAGGCTTTGATAAGCTCACACACTGCGGTTTGTTTTTCACCCTTATTGTACTGGTTTGTTTTGGTGTTATAAGGCAACAAAAACCAGGGCGGCTTACGTATACAGGGGCATTCGCGATATGGGCTATCAGCGTGTTTTTCGGAGGGTTTATTGAAGTGCTGCAGGCATCTGTTTTCACCTGGCGCACCGGCGACTGGAACGATCTTTTTTGCGATGTACTTGGGGCTTGTATGGGAGTTTTTAGTGTTATGCTGACTGTTGAGGCAATTGGAAAAAATGAAAAAAAATAA
- the gcvH gene encoding glycine cleavage system protein GcvH: MNFPAELKYTKDHEWIKVEGNVATVGITEFAQSELGDIVYVDVTSLGKEVAKDEVFGTVEAVKTVSDLFMPIAGTVTEVNPALNNQPELVNTDPYGEGWMVKITVADAADVDSLLSADAYKAVIGV; encoded by the coding sequence ATGAATTTTCCGGCTGAATTAAAATACACCAAAGACCACGAGTGGATTAAGGTTGAAGGCAATGTAGCTACCGTAGGCATCACCGAATTTGCTCAAAGCGAACTGGGTGACATTGTGTATGTTGATGTTACGTCATTAGGTAAAGAGGTTGCTAAGGACGAAGTTTTTGGTACCGTTGAAGCAGTAAAAACTGTATCAGACCTGTTTATGCCTATTGCCGGTACCGTAACCGAAGTTAACCCGGCGTTAAACAACCAGCCCGAACTGGTTAACACCGACCCTTATGGCGAAGGCTGGATGGTAAAGATCACCGTAGCTGATGCTGCCGATGTTGACTCACTTTTATCTGCCGATGCTTATAAAGCGGTTATCGGCGTATAA
- a CDS encoding tetratricopeptide repeat protein encodes MKTFHSILLLFFIAHLFALKTYAQQKDEAKVLLDAGVTLHNQGKYDEAIEKYKAAAKLKPDYDDAYYEIGYSLFSSGKEKEAIPYLEKVLSLNPNAAGAYDMLGSIYDDDKQTAKAIEYYRKGLKMDPSYQRLHFNIAITLFRDGQTAEAETYAASAIKLQPKHASSHRIYAMILADQKKLGCALLAWCSFLILEPNTKRSDYAYNRIHEILTYGIKKTGDKSVNINIAEADLNSGNLMLPMTILNATLGKTGLSATDSLKLQLTQIFKAAPIFYGDKGNGTFFNNYYADYFKKLGESENMEAFARVVSLTVRQDENTKWFKENQPKLSALDSWVANTKRF; translated from the coding sequence ATGAAAACCTTTCACTCTATTCTGCTGCTATTTTTTATAGCCCACCTTTTTGCGTTAAAAACTTACGCGCAACAAAAAGACGAAGCCAAGGTGCTTCTTGATGCCGGCGTTACCCTACATAATCAGGGTAAATATGACGAAGCTATCGAAAAATACAAGGCTGCCGCGAAACTAAAACCCGATTATGATGATGCTTATTATGAAATTGGCTACTCCTTATTCAGTTCGGGCAAAGAAAAGGAAGCTATTCCATACCTTGAAAAGGTTTTATCGCTAAACCCTAACGCCGCCGGCGCTTATGATATGCTGGGCAGTATCTATGACGATGATAAACAAACCGCCAAAGCCATAGAGTACTACCGCAAAGGCCTTAAAATGGATCCATCCTACCAGCGCCTGCACTTTAATATTGCCATTACCCTTTTTCGCGACGGACAAACAGCCGAAGCGGAAACTTATGCCGCCAGTGCGATCAAACTTCAGCCAAAACATGCCAGCAGTCACCGGATTTATGCCATGATCCTGGCCGACCAAAAAAAGCTCGGCTGCGCGTTGCTGGCCTGGTGTAGCTTTTTAATACTTGAGCCTAATACCAAACGATCTGATTACGCCTACAATCGGATACATGAAATTTTAACTTATGGCATCAAAAAAACAGGCGACAAAAGCGTTAATATCAATATTGCAGAGGCCGACCTCAATTCCGGCAACCTTATGCTGCCCATGACTATATTAAACGCCACATTGGGTAAAACCGGGCTAAGTGCTACCGATTCGCTTAAATTACAGCTTACACAAATTTTTAAAGCAGCACCAATCTTTTACGGCGATAAAGGAAATGGTACATTTTTCAATAATTACTACGCCGATTATTTTAAAAAACTTGGCGAAAGCGAAAACATGGAAGCGTTTGCCCGCGTGGTATCACTAACTGTGAGGCAGGATGAAAACACTAAATGGTTTAAAGAAAACCAACCAAAACTCAGCGCACTTGATAGTTGGGTGGCAAATACCAAACGCTTTTAA
- a CDS encoding FeoA family protein, with the protein MRLSQLEVGEIGIVKEFTDLEMSVKLMEMGCLPGEEVRISRIAPLGDPIAISVSGYQLSLRRFEASTIILQ; encoded by the coding sequence ATGAGGCTATCACAACTGGAAGTAGGCGAAATTGGTATTGTAAAAGAATTTACCGATCTTGAAATGTCAGTAAAACTGATGGAGATGGGCTGTTTACCCGGCGAAGAGGTCCGCATATCGCGTATCGCCCCCCTCGGCGATCCTATTGCCATCAGCGTGTCAGGCTACCAGCTGAGCTTACGCAGGTTTGAAGCGTCCACCATCATTTTGCAGTAG
- a CDS encoding serine hydrolase domain-containing protein, translating to MRLVYKSLVVFTAPLLLLACSSKNKNKDQSQSQAAARPLDTTALLAYNPKNADKRIDAVMQELHRTRGFNGNVLVAKKGKIVYEKAIGWADYLHRDSLKIGSQFELASVTKTMTSTGILLLMERGKLKLDDDVKKFFPDFPYDGVTIRLLLTHRSGMMNYVYFIDDIYRKQHLNQRKGLTNAEAMKMIADYKPTRFNEPNKRFLYNNSNFMVLGSIIEKVSGMSYAQFMQENVFKPASMAHTHVYSKAVYDKIPVDVVGHDRGQWRYSVVQNFLDGPVGDKGIYSTVGDLFLFDRALRAGLLLKPATLDSAYVPRNPMVHGHFSYGYGWRTFTAPGEEVIYHTGWWHGFRHIYLRDMKHDITIVLLTNLANGSLLKLDDLFKTAGMPVVRKSAYNGNGDTSDD from the coding sequence ATGAGATTAGTGTACAAAAGCCTGGTAGTGTTTACTGCCCCCCTGTTACTGTTAGCCTGTTCATCCAAAAATAAAAATAAAGACCAATCGCAGTCGCAGGCTGCCGCCAGGCCGCTTGATACTACAGCCCTGCTGGCCTATAATCCTAAAAATGCCGATAAAAGAATTGACGCTGTGATGCAGGAATTGCACCGTACCCGCGGCTTTAATGGCAATGTGCTGGTGGCAAAAAAAGGCAAAATAGTTTATGAAAAAGCCATAGGCTGGGCCGACTACCTGCACCGCGACAGCCTGAAGATAGGTTCGCAGTTTGAGCTGGCTTCGGTAACTAAAACCATGACATCAACCGGCATCCTCCTGCTGATGGAACGCGGCAAACTGAAACTTGATGACGATGTTAAAAAGTTTTTCCCCGATTTTCCGTATGATGGGGTAACTATCCGGCTGCTGCTTACCCACCGGTCGGGCATGATGAATTACGTATATTTTATTGACGATATATACCGTAAGCAACACCTGAACCAGCGAAAGGGCCTTACCAATGCCGAAGCCATGAAAATGATTGCCGATTATAAGCCAACGCGTTTCAACGAGCCTAATAAACGTTTCCTGTATAACAACTCCAACTTTATGGTGCTGGGGTCCATCATTGAAAAGGTGAGCGGAATGAGCTACGCTCAATTTATGCAAGAAAATGTGTTTAAACCCGCCAGCATGGCGCATACCCATGTTTACTCAAAAGCGGTATATGATAAAATACCTGTTGATGTTGTAGGGCACGACCGCGGCCAGTGGCGTTATTCGGTAGTACAAAACTTTTTGGATGGTCCGGTGGGCGACAAAGGCATTTACAGCACGGTTGGCGACTTGTTCCTGTTTGATCGTGCCCTGCGCGCGGGGTTGTTGTTAAAACCGGCCACGCTTGATTCGGCCTATGTACCGCGTAACCCAATGGTGCACGGGCATTTTAGCTACGGCTACGGCTGGCGTACGTTTACTGCACCGGGCGAGGAGGTGATCTATCATACCGGGTGGTGGCATGGTTTTAGACATATTTACCTGCGGGATATGAAACACGACATTACCATAGTATTGCTTACCAACCTGGCCAACGGCAGTTTATTGAAGCTTGATGACCTGTTTAAAACGG